The proteins below are encoded in one region of Phycisphaerales bacterium:
- a CDS encoding YHYH protein — protein MIKTIAIATLTGIAGMALAHPVHTELSNQDPARPNRPPINENEQTLPKPQVRMEIKDGVRHIKANGIPNHVTGKFPGRRNPNSISAQQYHFMMPVTPTIASSSQPVGMAFFGVATNGIPFEAGTAEWWNNDRRSGWHIEANTGFADLGLDMNHAHVQPNGSYHYHGLPTVWLETLGNQPGARAPQHLGWAADGYPIYAQLGYSDPMDPQSEIKSLQPSYQLKPGTRPEPPSGPGGRFDGRYEEDFVYVADSGDLDEFNGRYGRTPEFPEGTYYYVVTDAFPNVARSWKGIPNQTFMSKGGSDRRGREGRGGRPGRPNQQPGRPPRRPGDGRGGR, from the coding sequence ATGATTAAGACAATTGCGATTGCCACGCTGACAGGGATTGCTGGTATGGCACTGGCCCACCCAGTTCATACGGAACTTTCAAACCAGGATCCTGCAAGGCCAAACCGGCCACCCATCAATGAAAACGAACAGACGCTGCCAAAACCTCAAGTACGCATGGAGATTAAGGATGGCGTAAGGCACATCAAAGCCAATGGCATTCCCAATCATGTCACCGGCAAGTTTCCAGGCCGTCGCAATCCGAACTCTATTTCGGCGCAGCAATATCACTTCATGATGCCAGTGACGCCCACGATTGCTTCTTCTTCTCAGCCTGTCGGAATGGCTTTCTTCGGTGTTGCTACCAATGGCATCCCATTTGAAGCGGGCACGGCCGAGTGGTGGAACAATGATCGCCGCTCAGGCTGGCATATTGAAGCGAATACTGGATTTGCCGATCTCGGACTGGATATGAACCATGCCCATGTTCAACCAAATGGTTCCTATCACTACCACGGGCTCCCCACAGTCTGGCTAGAAACATTGGGCAATCAACCCGGAGCACGCGCACCACAACACCTCGGTTGGGCCGCTGATGGCTATCCCATCTATGCGCAGCTTGGGTATAGCGATCCAATGGATCCACAAAGCGAAATAAAATCATTGCAACCCAGCTACCAACTCAAACCAGGCACACGACCCGAACCGCCAAGTGGGCCTGGCGGACGCTTCGATGGACGCTATGAGGAGGACTTTGTTTATGTCGCTGACTCAGGTGACTTAGATGAGTTCAATGGCCGCTATGGTCGCACCCCTGAATTCCCAGAAGGCACCTATTACTACGTGGTGACTGATGCCTTTCCAAATGTGGCACGGTCCTGGAAAGGCATTCCGAATCAAACCTTTATGTCCAAAGGTGGTAGCGATCGACGTGGCCGAGAAGGTCGCGGCGGCCGGCCAGGTCGTCCAAATCAGCAACCAGGACGCCCGCCTCGTCGACCGGGCGATGGTCGCGGGGGACGCTAG